The following are from one region of the Edwardsiella tarda ATCC 15947 = NBRC 105688 genome:
- a CDS encoding DASS family sodium-coupled anion symporter produces the protein MKLSFKWKKLLGISAITTIFYVLPPPGGLSINGYHLSLLFVATIAAIVLNVMPTGAIAILSIAVYCVTLPVEKIGSAAIKTELHNFSNSLIWLIVIAFMIAKAFTKTGLGERVSLILLKKFGTSSLKIAYCIGLADYILAPATPSNTARFAITSPIANGLAKTIAPEDKKLGEFLISNASAMNDASAVGFSTGFAGNLALVGIASTLLGIHLTFLEWTYYLLPPSIALFIIIPFILYYFISPNTKKTPDAPKFAKARLCELGKITLPEILLSIVFLLLVVMWIVGPLLNLDATSAAFIGLSVMLMLGVLSWNDVKSESSAWDTLIWFSVLMGMADNLRKLGVVKWLGDGISSLLANVMSGASPVLFLLVLMLFFLITSYLFASGTAKIVALGGVMIGSLLSLHVHPIIAVLSIAGIMNIGCNLTTYSHARNPIALGYGYHSPSRWMVNGLIIGLSGFIIFMTSGLIWWSILGL, from the coding sequence ATGAAATTATCATTTAAATGGAAAAAGTTATTAGGGATAAGTGCTATTACGACAATCTTTTATGTATTACCACCACCAGGCGGGTTGTCTATTAACGGCTATCATTTATCTTTGTTATTCGTAGCAACTATTGCTGCCATAGTGCTAAATGTTATGCCTACAGGAGCCATAGCAATACTATCTATTGCAGTTTATTGTGTCACTTTACCTGTGGAGAAAATAGGCTCAGCAGCAATAAAAACAGAACTACATAATTTTAGTAATTCTTTAATTTGGCTGATTGTAATTGCTTTCATGATAGCGAAAGCATTTACTAAAACCGGTTTGGGTGAGCGAGTATCACTTATTCTGCTTAAGAAATTTGGCACATCATCATTAAAAATAGCCTACTGCATAGGTTTGGCTGACTATATACTGGCCCCAGCCACACCTAGTAATACAGCAAGATTTGCAATAACGTCACCAATAGCGAATGGTTTAGCTAAAACCATAGCTCCAGAGGATAAAAAACTTGGCGAGTTTTTAATAAGTAATGCATCAGCAATGAACGATGCATCAGCAGTTGGTTTTAGTACCGGCTTTGCTGGCAACCTAGCACTCGTTGGAATAGCTTCAACTTTACTAGGAATTCATTTGACTTTTTTAGAGTGGACGTACTATCTATTACCGCCATCAATAGCTTTGTTTATAATTATACCATTTATATTATATTACTTTATCTCTCCAAATACAAAAAAAACCCCTGACGCACCAAAATTTGCTAAAGCAAGGCTTTGTGAACTAGGAAAAATCACACTACCAGAAATATTACTGTCTATAGTTTTCTTATTACTAGTGGTTATGTGGATCGTAGGTCCATTACTAAACTTAGATGCTACAAGCGCTGCATTTATAGGCTTGTCAGTAATGCTTATGCTTGGGGTTCTAAGTTGGAATGATGTGAAATCTGAATCAAGTGCTTGGGATACACTTATTTGGTTTTCTGTTTTAATGGGAATGGCTGATAACTTGAGAAAACTTGGTGTTGTAAAATGGCTTGGTGATGGAATTTCGTCACTCTTAGCTAATGTCATGAGTGGAGCATCACCAGTTTTATTTTTACTTGTTTTGATGTTGTTTTTCCTAATAACATCTTATTTGTTCGCATCAGGAACAGCAAAGATAGTAGCGCTTGGTGGAGTGATGATTGGATCATTATTATCACTCCATGTGCATCCAATTATAGCCGTTCTTTCTATTGCAGGAATAATGAACATTGGTTGTAACCTAACAACTTACTCTCATGCTAGAAATCCTATTGCACTAGGATATGGATACCATTCCCCTAGTCGCTGGATGGTTAATGGATTGATTATAGGATTGTCTGGATTTATTATTTTTATGACATCTGGTTTAATATGGTGGTCAATATTAGGACTTTAG
- a CDS encoding response regulator transcription factor: MNYFCFLGECKYTKLAFNSLIHELPVRSCSIPINYYELLNKQLEIEDSVFIFILLPTNGITNFYDGAFHQLANILERHKTVIGGAVFFTSNEVERNIAILTCQITGLYVWVFDKKTQIKTAKDIIIDIANSKYCEKNLVTKEIITWRELEILEMILAGYSYNDIASFFSLSVKTIYSYVYAIQRKMLIKKIIHLFFLSELTQNFS; the protein is encoded by the coding sequence ATGAACTATTTTTGCTTTTTAGGCGAGTGCAAATATACTAAGTTGGCGTTTAATTCATTAATACATGAGTTACCAGTAAGATCATGTTCGATACCAATCAATTATTATGAATTGCTCAATAAGCAATTGGAGATTGAGGATAGTGTTTTTATTTTCATTTTACTACCCACAAATGGAATAACAAATTTCTATGATGGAGCTTTTCATCAACTTGCTAATATTTTAGAGAGACATAAAACTGTAATTGGGGGGGCTGTTTTTTTTACTTCAAATGAAGTTGAGAGAAATATTGCAATATTGACTTGTCAAATAACAGGTTTATATGTTTGGGTCTTTGATAAAAAAACACAAATCAAAACAGCAAAAGATATCATAATTGACATAGCAAATTCAAAATATTGCGAGAAAAATCTAGTGACTAAAGAAATAATAACTTGGAGAGAGCTTGAGATATTAGAAATGATTCTCGCTGGGTATAGTTACAATGACATTGCATCTTTTTTTTCGCTATCAGTAAAAACCATATACTCATATGTATATGCCATACAGAGGAAGATGTTAATAAAAAAAATCATACATCTTTTCTTTTTATCTGAGCTAACTCAGAACTTCTCTTAA
- a CDS encoding CfaE/CblD family pilus tip adhesin, whose protein sequence is MNKFIKLIILIAVISWKPTISMASTPSDYSSTINIEKSYDLNSPLPEIYLWENKRINIPTPNGKPNGLDFFLSCLSDSNDNYGACPTLPTWNGEGSYVLLSFVEKKTNIKHAVVVKGTVNNSCSIIKFTGAPGGCPYNGLNYNVYIPQDELKKFPIGGVWFAHLKLRTGQWHAGVGSINDSWPGFMDAYWEANITLNITDNNNIRIWFPQFHGNTANIIMPIIPAYWASNTPSRVMAEKIIDTCLYDGYNSNSKTFQITFNSDDIDNTSQEFILRRATTPGESFLPYQIFVSSPGSSEALQMVKPGEQLIYSGMSSIAIRQVMMPGLPEPVACAPWSIKIKLKPFDLSKQQAGHYVGVLKVTFTPSLDK, encoded by the coding sequence ATGAATAAATTTATCAAATTAATCATATTGATTGCAGTGATATCCTGGAAACCTACAATATCAATGGCCTCAACACCATCTGATTATTCATCAACTATAAACATAGAGAAATCCTATGATTTAAACTCACCATTGCCTGAGATTTATTTATGGGAAAATAAACGTATCAATATACCAACGCCCAATGGAAAGCCTAATGGTTTAGACTTTTTTCTTAGCTGTTTATCTGATAGCAATGATAATTATGGAGCATGCCCGACCTTACCCACTTGGAATGGTGAGGGGAGTTATGTTTTATTATCATTTGTTGAAAAAAAAACGAATATAAAACACGCAGTGGTGGTTAAAGGAACTGTAAATAATAGTTGCTCTATAATAAAGTTTACAGGAGCACCTGGTGGATGTCCATACAACGGATTAAATTATAATGTATATATACCACAAGATGAATTAAAAAAATTCCCCATTGGAGGGGTTTGGTTTGCTCATTTAAAGTTACGGACAGGTCAATGGCATGCAGGTGTAGGCTCTATCAACGATAGTTGGCCTGGTTTTATGGACGCCTATTGGGAGGCAAATATTACTTTAAATATAACTGATAATAATAATATTCGCATCTGGTTTCCTCAGTTCCATGGCAATACTGCCAATATTATAATGCCTATTATACCTGCATATTGGGCATCAAATACTCCTAGCCGGGTTATGGCAGAAAAAATAATAGACACCTGTTTATACGATGGTTATAACAGTAATAGTAAGACATTTCAAATAACATTCAATAGTGATGATATTGATAATACTTCTCAAGAGTTTATTTTACGACGAGCAACAACACCAGGAGAGTCATTTTTACCTTATCAGATTTTTGTTTCATCCCCTGGTTCATCCGAAGCCCTCCAAATGGTAAAGCCTGGTGAACAACTAATTTATTCAGGAATGAGTTCTATAGCCATACGGCAAGTAATGATGCCAGGATTACCAGAACCTGTAGCTTGTGCCCCATGGTCAATAAAAATAAAGCTCAAGCCATTTGATTTATCAAAACAGCAAGCGGGCCATTATGTTGGCGTACTAAAAGTAACTTTCACCCCATCCTTGGATAAATGA
- a CDS encoding helix-turn-helix domain-containing protein: MQKTIHKTKDKHHARRLTAMLMLHRGDTVSHVARTLCCARSSICRWINWLTLSGAEGLKSLPSRRGRRWPFEHICALLRELVKHSPGDFGYQRSRWSTELLAIKIRDVTGCPLHASTIRRWLPVAGLVWRRAAPTLRIRDPHKEEKMAAIHDSADEMQCGKPRILRR; encoded by the coding sequence ATGCAGAAAACGATCCATAAAACAAAGGACAAACACCACGCCCGGCGGCTCACCGCCATGCTGATGCTGCATCGTGGTGATACCGTCAGTCATGTAGCCAGAACGCTCTGCTGTGCCCGTTCATCGATTTGTCGTTGGATTAACTGGCTCACACTGTCTGGTGCTGAAGGCCTGAAGTCATTACCATCAAGACGTGGGAGGCGCTGGCCGTTCGAACATATTTGCGCATTGCTGCGTGAGCTTGTTAAGCATTCTCCTGGCGATTTCGGTTATCAGCGTTCCCGCTGGAGTACCGAACTGCTGGCGATAAAAATCCGTGATGTCACCGGTTGCCCGCTACATGCTTCAACCATCCGGCGATGGTTACCTGTTGCCGGACTGGTATGGCGCAGAGCCGCGCCGACACTGCGTATCCGTGACCCACACAAAGAAGAAAAAATGGCCGCTATCCATGATAGCGCTGACGAAATGCAGTGCGGAAAACCCCGTATTTTACGAAGATGA
- a CDS encoding IS630 family transposase, translating into MIALTKCSAENPVFYEDEVDIHLNPKIGADWQSRGQQKRVVTPGQNEKYYLAGALHSGTGKVSYVGGNSKGSSLFIILLKHLKVTYRRAKTITLIVDNYITHKSRETLRWLKANPKFRVIYQPVYSPWVNHVERLWQALHETITRNHQCRSMWQLLKKVRHFMDTVSPFPGGKHGLAKV; encoded by the coding sequence ATGATAGCGCTGACGAAATGCAGTGCGGAAAACCCCGTATTTTACGAAGATGAAGTGGATATTCATCTCAACCCGAAAATCGGGGCTGACTGGCAGTCACGCGGGCAGCAAAAGCGCGTTGTCACACCGGGCCAGAATGAAAAGTACTATCTTGCCGGTGCGCTGCACAGTGGTACGGGAAAAGTCAGCTACGTGGGTGGAAACAGTAAAGGTTCATCCTTATTTATCATACTGTTAAAACATCTTAAGGTGACATACCGGCGGGCAAAAACGATTACGCTCATTGTCGATAACTACATCACCCACAAAAGCCGTGAAACGTTGCGCTGGCTGAAAGCAAACCCGAAGTTCAGGGTGATTTATCAGCCGGTGTACTCGCCGTGGGTCAACCATGTCGAACGGTTGTGGCAGGCGCTTCATGAAACAATAACCCGAAATCACCAGTGCCGTTCAATGTGGCAACTGTTGAAGAAGGTTCGTCACTTTATGGATACCGTTAGCCCATTCCCCGGAGGGAAACATGGGCTGGCTAAAGTGTAG
- a CDS encoding group II intron maturase-specific domain-containing protein: MTEKIREYISGRRSYFRLAQTQQIFKNLDSEIRYRLQAIQLK, translated from the coding sequence ATTACCGAAAAAATACGGGAATACATCTCGGGTAGGAGATCCTACTTCCGTTTGGCACAAACACAGCAGATCTTTAAAAATCTGGATTCAGAGATACGCTACCGGCTCCAAGCTATTCAACTCAAGTAA
- a CDS encoding TcfC E-set like domain-containing protein, with product MRGGVICFQRLSHLFFWVLIIISNSPVYAKDSIPAGFEALSFGQDELLNISFHGENEGVFTVFVTPEYLTFKEPNKLFAKLPLDGVPENIRKKILFELAMPISRHDKDFYFAPEENIGIIYNEQEQSAMLLITPRWVKNNSQHFFHQSYNARSALVSHQSLVFSHDGHMESLGGTGYFAQGVGRSNYIQGDWVLFQNVGERGSSSQFQFNNLYLRTDITPRIYSQVGRMDLTNLSSRLGGDFSLSLLPQSQIDGLRIGSSNAYLNTENITTTATPLTVILTQPARVDIYQGRQLIGSSYLMAGIHDVDTNNFPAGAYPVLLKIFQNGKLIRQETQFFENSDRNQPAAGEIQWFFQVGKQHASNDYSAASKLTKKNKEETQFAGGIRFGLSSHLSLTSALMGRKTGSPFSESDLTWTLPTRAGILSLKYSYLMKEGKGISDSEQLGWDYSNMALNISRYHTFCTNQISCHNNYGVIASTSKYGWTASLGYNYSYSAQRFLQPLEYERDESSYINPSIHQQNSGLSLYSSQYVTSSILLTLGTSTNYQDWSIWPRIGMFSNRSSGSDNHDNGIFLTVSLSKNMQSSSNFNHNTTASLDYRQHSQNNNISLRQQWVWSGQHYRSLDATLSGGRYYQNALVNTELGSSLGNAGISFSYDRSKQYTNKTISGHYDSTFTISSAGFVLGNGDGNESSLSGVIIDSKNQNQKELIGPIAKITSMQGGDAYISYGSKLFIPTMDYMADKINIEDAIGYETNGNLINGAGTQNIFLLPGHVTISRLRANTIYIYVGRLLVNGENILAGGHILNADVPDINPDGTFVVEFNYSPKSLYILKDRDFFICPIKYKEGFNGIRKVNAANCHQVSDTTLPSIIKNSDRVARLLSITNENKH from the coding sequence ATGAGGGGAGGGGTTATTTGTTTTCAAAGGTTATCCCATTTATTCTTTTGGGTGCTAATTATCATTAGCAACTCCCCTGTATATGCAAAAGATAGCATTCCGGCAGGATTTGAAGCTCTCAGTTTTGGACAGGATGAGCTTCTAAATATCTCTTTTCATGGTGAAAACGAGGGCGTTTTTACTGTTTTTGTTACGCCTGAATATCTAACATTTAAAGAACCAAATAAATTATTCGCAAAACTTCCTTTAGATGGCGTGCCAGAAAACATCAGAAAAAAAATACTTTTTGAACTAGCTATGCCAATATCTAGGCATGATAAGGATTTTTATTTTGCCCCAGAGGAAAATATCGGGATTATCTATAATGAGCAAGAACAATCGGCCATGCTACTGATAACTCCAAGGTGGGTAAAAAATAATAGCCAACACTTTTTCCACCAAAGCTACAATGCTCGTTCAGCGCTGGTAAGTCATCAGTCACTTGTGTTTAGCCATGATGGGCACATGGAAAGCTTAGGAGGAACCGGCTACTTTGCTCAGGGAGTAGGTAGATCAAACTATATACAAGGTGACTGGGTTCTTTTTCAAAATGTGGGAGAGAGAGGCTCATCTTCACAATTTCAGTTTAATAATCTGTATTTGCGTACTGATATAACACCTCGTATTTATAGCCAAGTAGGACGAATGGATTTGACTAACCTAAGCTCACGCTTGGGGGGGGATTTTTCACTATCTCTCCTGCCACAATCTCAAATAGATGGTTTGCGTATTGGCTCAAGTAATGCGTATCTTAATACGGAAAATATTACAACTACGGCTACACCATTAACAGTCATATTAACGCAACCAGCGAGAGTTGATATTTATCAAGGGAGACAGTTAATTGGCAGCAGTTATCTGATGGCTGGTATCCATGATGTTGATACGAATAACTTTCCCGCCGGAGCTTATCCTGTATTATTAAAAATCTTCCAAAATGGGAAACTAATTCGTCAAGAAACACAGTTTTTCGAAAATAGTGATAGAAATCAGCCAGCAGCAGGAGAAATACAATGGTTTTTTCAGGTCGGGAAACAACATGCATCGAATGATTATAGTGCAGCATCGAAGTTGACTAAAAAAAACAAAGAAGAAACACAATTCGCCGGAGGTATTCGATTCGGCCTATCTAGTCATCTGAGTCTAACAAGTGCACTGATGGGGAGAAAAACTGGCTCTCCATTCAGTGAAAGTGACCTAACGTGGACTCTACCCACTAGAGCAGGCATCTTATCATTAAAATATAGCTATTTGATGAAAGAAGGAAAAGGTATTTCTGATAGTGAGCAACTGGGTTGGGATTATAGCAACATGGCACTCAACATATCACGCTATCATACATTTTGTACAAATCAAATTAGTTGCCATAATAATTATGGCGTCATAGCCAGCACAAGTAAATATGGGTGGACAGCTTCGTTAGGATATAATTATTCATATTCAGCACAACGTTTTTTGCAGCCATTGGAGTATGAGAGAGACGAATCTTCTTACATAAATCCATCTATTCATCAACAAAATAGTGGGTTATCATTATACTCATCACAATATGTAACATCCAGTATATTGCTAACATTAGGAACATCGACGAACTATCAGGATTGGAGTATTTGGCCAAGAATAGGCATGTTCAGCAATCGAAGTAGTGGTAGCGACAATCACGATAATGGGATTTTTTTAACTGTATCATTATCAAAAAACATGCAATCGTCATCCAATTTTAACCATAATACAACGGCTTCGTTGGACTATCGGCAGCATAGTCAGAATAATAATATATCATTACGCCAACAGTGGGTTTGGAGTGGTCAGCACTATCGTTCGCTAGACGCGACACTATCTGGTGGAAGGTATTACCAGAACGCTTTGGTTAATACTGAATTGGGTAGCTCACTAGGAAATGCGGGGATATCGTTTAGCTATGACCGCTCGAAACAATATACAAATAAAACTATAAGTGGACACTACGACTCAACATTCACAATTTCATCAGCAGGATTTGTATTAGGAAATGGTGATGGAAATGAATCTAGTCTTTCTGGAGTTATTATTGATTCTAAAAATCAGAATCAAAAAGAGCTAATAGGACCTATAGCTAAAATAACATCAATGCAAGGGGGGGATGCATACATTAGCTATGGGAGCAAACTGTTTATTCCAACGATGGACTATATGGCCGACAAAATCAATATTGAGGATGCAATTGGTTACGAAACTAATGGTAACCTGATTAATGGGGCCGGTACACAAAACATCTTCCTGTTACCAGGGCATGTCACCATCAGTCGGTTACGTGCTAATACAATTTATATTTATGTTGGACGTCTTTTGGTTAATGGGGAAAATATTCTGGCTGGCGGGCATATTCTTAATGCTGATGTCCCTGATATAAATCCAGATGGCACCTTTGTTGTAGAGTTTAATTACTCCCCGAAGTCATTATACATACTGAAAGATCGAGATTTTTTTATTTGCCCTATAAAATATAAGGAGGGATTTAACGGTATCCGCAAAGTGAATGCTGCAAATTGTCATCAAGTAAGTGATACAACTTTACCATCAATAATAAAGAACTCTGATCGAGTGGCTAGACTTCTTTCTATAACAAATGAAAATAAACATTAA